The DNA window AAGAATTTaagttgaattaaaatttttaaaattgctAATATGAATACAAAATTACTtgcataaaataaattaatgaatgAAAGACTATCACTACTAGaaactataaaattataaagaaatttCTCAAAATTTGACAAGTCAACAAAACTAGTTAAAAACATATCATATGACCACTCAAGTCtttgaaaatcaagaaaattcaatacaaatttTATCTCTTGCATTTTGAAAGCAACATCAACACTAACGTACACACTTAACAattaagttattaaaaaaattttgtttacaCGAAGTAtctgtattatttttgttagaaagATTCTACTATGCTGaaagcttttcctttttttaggtGCAGAAGACACATGTGCAGACTACAGGAATGACACGTGGTGAGTGAGAAAGTATGGAAAAACTGAGTCTCTGCTTTGTAACAAATCATAGTTCCTACAGAGTAATCGACAGATGCTACTCTGTGGGATCTATGATTTATTACAGACTCAATTTCCCATGCTTTTTCATTCATCACATATTATTCCTGTAATCTGCACATGTGTCTTCAGCAcctaaagaaaggaaaagcCTTCAAcaaaatctctttttttttattattaaagaaAAGTTACCATAAGAATGTGAGTAATATTGagagttttcattttttttttctattaaacgagttactaaaaagtaaaaatatatatattattgttgtAATGTTGTTCATTTTCCTAATATATTGTTATAtcattattgaaaaatattatattaaaattaaattatattgttATTGAGGTGTTCATATAAACGGGTGATCTGGATCTAATTAATTGTAGGTGTTAAACACTTAAACATACATATATTAAACTGACAAATGAGAAAACACGAGAAATTtctcaaataataataacaataataataataataataataattatgattattattgttgttgacttgttgttgttgtgaagGAATCAAATAGAATGCGTGAAAATTGggagaatatatattaagattAAGGAAGTAATTATTTGAGTTTGGAAGAGTGAAATTGCAGAAATGAAACCTTCCTAcatactaaaatattttatttcatcaatcaatcatgtacaattattatttttgtaacttcaaaaatcaccatcatcatcatgactTCATGAGAGTCAAACATTGTTTCAAAGTTGATGATATTGCTATTacaattaaattcattaaaatatgCTGATGAAAAGAGACCTTTCACCAAGAAGAATGTTCACATGAAGTTGcaataattttacaatgagAACTTTACACTTTGTGGTATTTTGAAGAATTACAAAGATTTCACATTGAGATTGATTTCTGTATGCTACTAATCAGTAACATTAACTCTATCTAAAATTGTAAATAGAAAACCAAGATTACAAACACAAAAGGATGACACTCATTCATAAACTTCATAATCTAGGATTCAGCAACATAACTTTTATGAGAAATGTTTCTTGAACATAACCATCTTCGTATTTCAAACATACTATACCATTATTACCAACAGGCGAATGATATGTCAACACAAAATACGATGACAGTTATGTTCAAATAACATTATTCTAATACTTCAAAACTATGATTCGAGCAAAGAAGCTTTCGCTCGAACCATAGTTTGGATGTTTCCAAGCCGAAAACCTACATGTGATCGGTTTTTTCACCGGAGAGTTCCGACAGCTCGCTTATAGGTATAAAACTGTGCTACCACCAGATATATTATCAAATTCAGGACACTTAGAACTGTCAAAAGCCAAAAGAAATAGTCAACATGACCATAGTTGAGGTTGTCTGGTATCCATCCAAGGCTGCCATTCCTAGTACTGATCCTTGTAACAATGGTTACGAGTAGCGAGCTCAGGTACTGTCCAAGGGCAACAGTGAGTAGTGACAGAGCAGAACACAGGCTCCTCGTCGCGTCCGGCGCTTGTTCATAGAAGAACTCCAACTGGCCAATGAATGTGAACACTTCAGCACAACCTATGAGGAAGTACTGAGGTACCTGCCAGAATATTGTCATTGGAACCTCATCAAGGTTATAGTAATTATGCCTCCTTACCATTCTCAGCCTAATGACTTCCAAAATCGCGGCGGCCACCATGGAAAATATGGATATGAAGAGGCCTATTCCCATCCTCTGGAGTTGTGTTAGGCCATTCTTGTGGCCGGTGAACTTCCTAGTGACCGGCACAATGATCCGGTCATAAACCGGAACCCAAAATATGACACTGAGGGTGTCAAATATGGAAAGGGATGCTGGTGGAATCTTGAAAGAGGAGTTGCCTACGCGAGTATCCATGGTTTGTCCTTGCAACACAAACAATGTGCTCATTTGGCCGTAGACAGTGGCGAAAACAATGCCGGTTGCCCATATTGGAAGCAATCTCAGAATGGATTTCAGCTCTTCAACTTGAGTTACAGTGCAAAGTCTCCATGGATTCACTGATTCCTTCAGATTATCTAACTGTCCAACCACTGCTGCTTTGTCAAAAAACCTGTTACAAACAATAATACTCTTAGATCCCATTTGATAACATGAAACATGCTTTTCAGGACAATTTTTCTTGTCCAACTTCTCATGAAACCATTTCTACCAGAAGCTTAAGCCGACTCACGCAAGAGCTTTTTTTGGATTTCTGTATATTTTTGCATAggctttctttctctttttatttgccTTATACTGAAATCCTTTCTTTTGGGATCAACAAAAATCGAATTCTAGACCTTTAGGTCATAGAAACTCTGGTACCATGTCATAAAACTATTTTCCCAAAAGCTTAAGCTAAAATGGGGATGtggataaaaatacaaatttttaggACAGCATGTCATATATCAGGATTCAAATATGATCACAAAATTTCTCTTAATTCTGAGTTATGAAAAATCACAAATTTGTTTTGGCACTGCTTTACCTTAACTCATCTGTGTGATCAAGCTTCCTGCTTCCTTCTATAACAGACTCAGTGTCTGCAATTTCATACAACTGAGACTTATCATTAGGCACTTTAACATTATACTTCCTCATGGATGCTACTATGACCTGAATAATCCGAGTGAGGGCACTTCCTCCGGGCTTCTGGTTTCGATACAGCCGAGTACCTGAAAAGAAACTTGCCACTGCAATAGCCATGGCCACTGCTGGTATTCCAAATCCCCATCCCCATCCTACATTGTCCTGAATCCATACCAACAGCGAAGAAGCGATAAGAGCACCGATGTTGATTGAGAAATAGAACCAGTTGAAGAAAgaactcttgtgttccttctcCCCCGGATCAGCATCATCAAACTGGTCTGCTCCATAGGATGAAACACATGGCTTGATTCCACCTGTTCCAAGGGCTATAAGGTAAAGAGCTATAAAGCACACTGCACTTTCTAGAGTGGTGGCATGGCAATTTTCATCTCCATGGCCATGGCAAGTTGGCTTTATACCAGAAACTGATGCAGATAATGTCAATAGTGTCATTCCCTGGTCAATAACAAGAACAGATTTAGATCCTTTTTAGACAGAAAAATTGGTTTTACTTTTGAAATGCATTGGGATTTCGGAATCAATATTAATGTACTAATGTTATATGCAACAAGGAAAAAGTTCCAGCAATTCAGTTCTCACTATTGGAGCTTCAAAATTTTGGTACTTCGCTCTTTATATATCATTTTGCCAATTCAGACTAAATGGTATCTTAAAAGAGGTGTACAAGCATCCTGCATTAACACTGGATCCGGGGAAGGCCGCACTAAAGGGTGTAATGTACGCAACCTAACCTGATAAATTGAACCCGTGACTTTGAAGTCACACGGAGACAACTCAACTGTTGCTCCAAGTCTCGCCTTCAAATGGTATCTTAAAGAGTGAAGTACCAAAATTATCTATGAAAGATGACATCGCTGACAAAACTACCCGATCTTCAGATAGATTAATGAATGCATCAAGACAATGGTTGTTCAAATTGACAGTTATAGATTGAAGAGGTTTATACTCACAAGAACATAGATTATTGAGAAACATGCAATGGTCCAATATCTTCCAAGATATGAATCAGCAAGAAATGCTCCAATCAGTGGTGTTATGTAGCATGTTCCACTCCAATTAGACACATTTTTGGAAGCAGTAGCACTATGCTGATGTAGCCTCTCCTTGAAATAAAGCACCAAATTTGTGCTCataccatagtaagccaatctCTCACAACATTCATTCCCTGTAAGTAAATGAATTATAAGCACTAATTTCGTTATTCGTCCGTGGTTCTAAAATACCCGTCATTCTGAAATCTTGGTACGTTCAAAACTTAATGTATTTGGATACGATTTGTGTCCAAATACATTTAGTTACCAAAATTTTAAGATGACGGATATTCTGGAACCAGAGTAATTTTAATATCATTATCATACCCTAATAAACATATAGTTGGAAATGCAAcagacacaaaaaaaattacccaAGATAAAAGGGCATGCTCTCCAAGTTcctgttttctttttgtttgctGGATTTCCAAGGTAATCCACTGTTCCATCTTTTGTGTAAACATCATCTTCTTCCATTATTGTATTTCAGAATTGGCCTAAGTATTCAGGAATTCAGATActgagaaaaaaaaacaatggaCAGAATCATAAATTAGAATGAatattgtttttgaattttgaaaggcaagcaagtaataataataactacaaAAGCTTTGCTAAAAAAAAGATGATGCctttagaagaagaacaaaactaTAGAAATTATGATTGAATCAATATAGTTACCCAAACAGAAAGCAACAATCCAATATTTCAATGAAGATCAAGGATTCAAGTACATGAATCCAGAACAAGTAAAGATGTAATAAAGTAGCAACAAATGTGTTTTTCAACTTTAGAGTCAGAATCTGAGAGGATAAACCTAAAAGCATGTGAATGAAAGAAGTGAATCTCTCTAACCTTGTGAATGCTGAAGTTGCCAACTTATGCAAGCATGTGAAGAGTAGAATAATGATCCAAATATTGGAACCTTAAATACTGCTTTCTAGGTTGCCCTTGTATTTTGaatatttggaaaaaaaattatactactTATTAGTGATTATGCTTgagattaataaataaaaaaattcatcacTATTCTATGTTATTTTTGCACTTTACTTTGACttctcttaaattttattttaagaagaGTAAATTATGACTTTAATCACTACAAAGAATACGaatttaactattaaaaaaaaaagtacttcTTTAATTTTGCCTAAATTTTGGAACATTTTGTCAAATTGTAACCATCAAGAACtgaattgataaattttttctaGAAAAAAGTTATTGTtatatttactaatatatttaacaTTATACTTTACTCAATACAAGAATATTGAGTATATtactaactaaattttaaatgagATTAGTGTATAATTTGTAATCAGAGGcttcttaataaattttaacgAATCTTTAAAGTGACTTGAAGTTAGAATATTATAAGGTAATCAGAGGCTCATAGTATGAGTCTTTGTTGACTTGTCTCCACCACATGTAATGATTGAGACTTTGAGAGATAcagataaatatataataatagtattaaactTTAATTTGGGTATCCAAGTATCTAACCTTATCTGAGAGACAAATACATAAAGCACAGAGAAAATTTAGACAAGTTTTGATTCTTCTACTAGTTATTAGGTCAGCTGGATATTATGAGTTATCTAtgacttttcaattttttagtcTATGTTCATACTTAGGAGTGTTTACATAGAGCGCTAGTATGAATAAGTATGAaaactcaattttttattataaaattatgttttaaattctcatttttttagaggatttaatatttacaatttaaaatttaatatttagaattcaaaatttatcataaaaggataattttaaaaaataactaatattaattgaaaaataattgattTCTTAGTTAAactcatatttttttgttttttttatctcacaacaacaacaaagccttgttcTATTAAGTGGGGTcgactacatgaatcaaacgatgcTATTGTGCtttgtcatgtatcatgtctatagATAGACCGTTtatatgtagatctcgtttgaccaccttaTAGATGGTCTTCTTAGATCTTCATCTGCTGCCTTTTGCCCCTTATccaaataaagagaaaaaataacaataattgaattgaattacaTATATTATCCATTGTCCATAAAATGCTACAAAGCATAATAATtggcaaaataaaataatgatcaTTCAAAATATATTGTCAGTTATGCAATCTTCCAAGAAACATGTTACTCTTATAGAGTTAAAAATGGTGAGAACTGAGAAATTCTCTTCATTGTTTGTAATGCCAAAACTATATTATAACAtgtaaaatacaaataacatgAAAATAGGTCTTGGTATACTTTctcattataataatattaaatggtaaattttaatttagttatttaagTATaggttttttttgtattattaatcATATATTGTTTTGAACTGAATTAGTTATATAATATTGTTATACGTAATGATAAAGCTAAATATTACAAGAGTTAAATGCTTATATAATTGGAATATTAAATGTTAATAATAGGAAtaaattcaatattttaatatacttttatattAGTTAGTTAAACAAAACTTAGTGATATATTTTATGGTGTAAGACTTAATgattgaagagaaaaaaaaaattgttttttagAGAGGCTACACAAGCGTGTGGGGAATCATAGGAACACAAAGTGCCAAAGCAATAATAGCGAAActgttttttaatattaataatgtttgCTTCAGGAAAAGCTAAATACGCAATTACTttcaaaaaggagaaaaaaaaaacaaaaaaatagaaactgGAAAGCACTCTTTTGGATAGAGCTTTCACATTATTTTATCATCACTCTATAAATTAAAAGAGTTATATATATTCCATAACAAATAGTCAAATAATGATATTTTAACCATCAATCTTATATTTTGAAGTTCATAAATTTAATCTCTATAAAGATGAAAAGTTAAATTATCATATCAATATTTAACACACAAAAAGAATGTTTAATTATCAGTATTATTAATGACTGtttcaaatatatttattaagaaaaaaaattgattttggtaTAGATATACATAGTGCCTTTATATcgtacaaaaaaaaagattttactaacatattcaaatatttatttagatatgttttatattattaaaataaaattttaagcataaaataaaattttaagattattttattagtttcgtCGCGTGTTATCAACACAGTATAATTCTTCACATGACGTTTGAAAAAGAACATCTAACAAGTAACAATTTCAAATGTAAAGTGTATACTGTATACACCTtccattaacaaaattaatcaaTATTTGTGGTTTGAAAATTACGTCATTCATTTATCATCAATTATCATGTCCACATGAGTAATGACAAATGCATGTTGACAAGTCGTAACATGCTGTGTTGACTTAATTTTTTCTAACCAGTTTTAATAAATTTCTCATAAGAATTATTGCAACTATTGAAAGTTGTTTATTGGACCTAGTTATTTGTGTAATCATTTAAACTTTTTAGATTTAAAAGTTAGTAAAAGAAGTTTCTAACTTCTAAAATAATGGGAGATAAAAAATACTAAGTTCATtacgaaaaacaaaaagtaagaattacattataatttttataaaaatatcattgAATAATTTTAAGTCGCTAAAAAACCATTGTTAATTTATTACACGTAGATTGTTTAATAGTCCTATTGAAAATGGTGTTAAAAAGAACCGAAAAAATTAAAGGGACGATtgatttgtaaaaatatttgttgtttttattttgtatttttatttttaaaaaatgatttttatttttaatttttcatatttttaaaaatacaattggTTTAtgaaaaaaagtttatttttaaatataaaaaataataaaaaatatttagtttatttattttcaaaatatatttttaatattttaaaatcataaaattatatttttattaaaagtacgatattagttatttaattttttattaaattaataattaacttttataCAGTATCAACATGAAATAAATTACTATCTTATcgtattattttagaaaatttagtATCTCTTATCAAACAgatattttaaaactaaaattaaaactaaaataaaattaaaaaaaaaactaaaaaggtcaaatgaaataaaaaaataacttgaaaacaatttcaTCTTTTCAAAGAGAATGCATAAGTTAGAAGTAAAGAATGGGTGCCCAAGCATTAAGAACTGAGTTAGAGAACATTAAAAATACTAGGTGAATGTgacgtgaaaaaaaaaatcatataaaaaaaatagaaaagattctaaccctaattccaaAACTGAAAATACGGTGTTTTGAGTTAGAAACATTTTTAGAAGTTAAAACTGAAAACAGTGAAAATAtagaaatagtatttttaacttTGTTCCGTTCTTTTGAAATCATtttcattgaaaatatttttaaaatgttcaatcaattatattttcatactttatctttatttttatcgaaaatgaaaataaaaacgtCCAAACCAATCCGTCTTTAAGAATGTGTTTGGAAAATATTAAAgtgaaaaaagaattttatttttattaaaaaatgaattctaattctattttaaatttaaatttatgatt is part of the Arachis duranensis cultivar V14167 chromosome 1, aradu.V14167.gnm2.J7QH, whole genome shotgun sequence genome and encodes:
- the LOC107494089 gene encoding protein NRT1/ PTR FAMILY 8.1, which gives rise to MEEDDVYTKDGTVDYLGNPANKKKTGTWRACPFILGNECCERLAYYGMSTNLVLYFKERLHQHSATASKNVSNWSGTCYITPLIGAFLADSYLGRYWTIACFSIIYVLGMTLLTLSASVSGIKPTCHGHGDENCHATTLESAVCFIALYLIALGTGGIKPCVSSYGADQFDDADPGEKEHKSSFFNWFYFSINIGALIASSLLVWIQDNVGWGWGFGIPAVAMAIAVASFFSGTRLYRNQKPGGSALTRIIQVIVASMRKYNVKVPNDKSQLYEIADTESVIEGSRKLDHTDELRFFDKAAVVGQLDNLKESVNPWRLCTVTQVEELKSILRLLPIWATGIVFATVYGQMSTLFVLQGQTMDTRVGNSSFKIPPASLSIFDTLSVIFWVPVYDRIIVPVTRKFTGHKNGLTQLQRMGIGLFISIFSMVAAAILEVIRLRMVRRHNYYNLDEVPMTIFWQVPQYFLIGCAEVFTFIGQLEFFYEQAPDATRSLCSALSLLTVALGQYLSSLLVTIVTRISTRNGSLGWIPDNLNYGHVDYFFWLLTVLSVLNLIIYLVVAQFYTYKRAVGTLR